The following proteins are encoded in a genomic region of Colletotrichum higginsianum IMI 349063 chromosome 9, whole genome shotgun sequence:
- a CDS encoding Cellobiose dehydrogenase: MRSSFSAAAAALLGLAGSAAAQLRATAYTDPQTGIDFQRYKPNAYPYSFGIAVPETVGTDFIGQMVVPISDKGNWGAVSLRGGMLNGLLFVAWADGESIRTSFRLGSAYANPDVYTDTEVSAVPIANGTFVNATHFSYTFLCENCINDKTSLAGESPILGWAFSDTSPSPASDPAAALNYHSAGFGQFGLDIAGAKSAKFETWSKYAEAVEAAPAPVPGTGNGNGTTTPVPGSNSTIPTPVVSNTTYDVIVVGGGPAGIIAAERIAEKGASVLLIERGPANTVPLGSKMALPWNDTLTPYDIPALGSSMTSLSGTSFCSDTASTAGCLLGGSSSINGLNFIHPPEHDWQRWPAGWGWTDVSDAAARLYERNPGTTEPSDDGKYYDDLTYRTLSGLLAGKGWSEVDSIESPNKKDAVFSRPSWSIKDNLRAGPARTYMPFAQQLPNFTLKLETKVVQVVRSGSKVTGVLVQAADGSRQVIKINQGGKVVLAAGAMSSPRLLWNSGIGRSDALEIVKSGAASTGVTLPDEADWINLPVGHHLQDHAQVMLQFNSKANFTAYGFNAIASSPVPADLDLYKQGSGPITQAAQRMHLWTSAKGADGRTRYLQGTASAMASGVVTVRTFLTHGTSTLGELGITAAGNTVLNTKPWLIDAEDRKAMADFVQFWLDLTAGANSTLSYVTPGATPDDIIGTKMISGDHWVGSARMGVDDGRSANGTAVVDLDTRVYGTDNLFVVDASIHPDLPTGNTQSIIMITAEHAAEKIAAFKVSGSGNSTAPEASDCEGAAAKRRSARRSMRFRRRAHLH; encoded by the coding sequence ATGCGCTCGTCATTCTCCGCCGCTGCGGCAGCCCTCCTCGGGCTCGCCGGGTCGGCCGCCGCACAACTCCGGGCCACGGCTTACACGGACCCGCAGACCGGCATCGACTTCCAACGGTACAAGCCCAACGCCTACCCCTACAGCTTCGGTATCGCCGTGCCCGAGACCGTCGGCACCGACTTCATCGGCCAGATGGTCGTGCCCATCTCGGACAAGGGCAACTGGGGCGCCGTCTCCCTCCGGGGAGGCATGCTGAACGGCCTGCTCTTCGTCGCCTGGGCCGACGGCGAGTCCATCCGCACCAGCTTCCGCCTCGGCAGCGCCTACGCCAACCCGGACGTCTACACCGACACCGAGGTCAGCGCCGtgcccatcgccaacggcacctTTGTCAACGCCACCCACTTCTCCTACACCTTCCTCTGCGAGAACTGCATCAACGACAAGACGAGCCTGGCCGGCGAGTCCCCGATCCTGGGCTGGGCCTTCTCCGACACGAgcccctcgcccgcctcggacccggccgccgccctcaaCTACCACTCGGCCGGCTTCGGCCAGTTCggcctcgacatcgccggcgccaagTCGGCCAAGTTCGAGACGTGGTCCAAgtacgccgaggccgtcgaggctgcCCCGGCTCCCGTCCCCGGcaccggcaacggcaacggcaccaCCACTCCGGTCCCGGGTAGCAACAGCACCATCCCGACCCCCGTCGTCTCCAACACGACGTACgatgtcatcgtcgtcggcggtggccccgccggcatcatcgccgccgagcgcatcgccgagaagggcgccagcgtcctcctcatcgagCGCGGCCCGGCCAACACGGTGCCCCTCGGCTCCAAGATGGCCCTCCCCTGGAACGACACCCTCACCCCCTACGACATCCCCGCCCTCGGCAGCTCCATGACCAGCCTGTCCGGCACCTCGTTCTGCAGCGACACGGCCTCGACCGCCGGCTGCCTGCTCGGGGGCTCCAGCTCCATCAACGGCCTCAACTTCATCCACCCGCCCGAGCACGACTGGCAGCGCTGGCCCGCGGGCTGGGGCTGGACCGACGtctccgacgccgccgcgcgcCTGTACGAGCGCAACCCGGGCACCACGGAGCCctcggacgacggcaagTACTACGACGACCTCACCTACCGGACGCTGTCCGGCCTCCTGGCCGGCAAGGGCTGGTCCGAGGTCGACTCGATCGAGTCCCCCAACAAGAAggacgccgtcttctcgcgCCCCTCGTGGTCCATCAAGGACAACCTCCGCGCCGGCCCCGCCCGCACCTACATGCCCTTCGCCCAGCAGCTGCCCAACTTCACCCTCAAGCTCGAGACCAAGGTCGTCCAGGTCGTCCGCTCCGGCAGCAAGGTCaccggcgtcctcgtccaggccgccgacggcagcagGCAGGTCATCAAGATCAACCAGGGCGGCAAGGTCgtgctcgccgccggcgccatgtcgtcgccgcgccTCCTCTGGAACTCGGGCATCGGCCGctccgacgccctcgagatcgtcaagTCCGGCGCCGCGTCCACCGGCGTCACGCTcccggacgaggccgactgGATCAACCTCCCCGTCGGCCACCACCTCCAGGACCACGCCCAGGTGATGCTGCAGTTCAACTCCAAGGCCAACTTCACCGCCTACGGCTtcaacgccatcgcctcgagccccgtccccgccgacctcgacctctaCAAGCAGGGCTCCGGCCCCATCACCCAGGCCGCCCAGCGCATGCACCTCTGGACCAGcgccaagggcgccgacggccgcacGCGCTACCTCCAGGGCACGGCGAGCGCCATGGCCAGCGGCGTCGTCACCGTCCGCACGTTCCTGACCCACGGCACCTCGaccctcggcgagctcggcatcaccgccgccggcaacacCGTCCTCAACACCAAGCCCTggctcatcgacgccgaggaccgcAAGGCCATGGCCGACTTTGTCCAGTTCTGGCTCGACCtcaccgccggcgccaactCCACCCTCAGCTACGTCACCCCCGGCGCCACCCCGgacgacatcatcggcaCCAAGATGATCAGCGGCGACCACTGGGTCGGCAGCGCCCGcatgggcgtcgacgacggccgctccgccaacggcaccgccgtcgtcgacctcgacacccGCGTCTACGGCACCGACaacctcttcgtcgtcgacgcctccATCCACCCGGACCTGCCCACCGGCAACACCCAGTCCATCATCATGATCAccgccgagcacgccgccgagaagatcgccgccttcaaggtctccggctccggcaaCTCGACCGCCCCGGAGGCCAGCGACtgcgagggcgccgccgccaagaggCGCTCCGCCCGCCGCTCCATGCGCTTCAGGCGCAGAGCCCACCTGCACTAG
- a CDS encoding GMC oxidoreductase: MQMLVKSSLTLASAALALAAPFSSQSYGDGDAYDYIVVGGGTAGVAVAARLSEGLPASSILLIEAGPAAWDEPKINVPGMKGSTLGTKYDWNFTTVAQPHVNGRIFTVNRGRVLGGSSALNLMSYDRAAVAEYDSWEALGNPGWNWETMIAAMKKSETFTGINTDTYGSEGVGDSGPVQAVVNRIIPEHQDTWIPTMNALGVKTNLESLGGNPLGVMYQPSSIDPAHYNRSYSANAYVPLAGSNLFILPDTTVAKINLGRATTNSTQQRATGVTLKDGTVIQARKEVILSAGSIQSPGLLELSGIGQASVLNASGIEQLIDLPGVGENLQDHLRIQSSYQLKPEYLSFDILRSNATFAAEQLALWNAGQVSLYDYTGSGYTFSTWAQALGNDSRMVALAKEAAGEDPSIVDQKKLEFMSDPSIPQLEVIFSDGYTGVRGYPAATSPLFGKGFFTLIAAIMHPMSRGSIHINPADAAGKPIINPNYLGHEHDLEAAVQAIKYCRRIAQTEPMRSTWESEYEPGLDAVQTDEQWRQFALNTTLSIFHPVGTCSMLPRKDGGVVDADLKVYGTANLRVVDASVIPLLISAHVQTAVYGIAEIAAERIIAAAAA; the protein is encoded by the exons ATGCAGATGCTTGTCAAGTCGAGTCTCACCCTCGCCTCCGCGGCGCTCGCGTTGGCTGCGCCCTTCTCGTCGCAATCCTATGGGGATGGGGACGCCTACGACTAT atcgtcgtcggcggtggtACTGCTGGTGTAGCCGTGGCCGCCCGCCTCAGCGAGGGACTCCCTGCCTCCAgcatcctcctcatcgagGCCGGGCCCGCCGCCTGGGACGAGCCGAAAATCAACGTCCCGGGCATGAAGGGATCGACGCTGGGGACTAAATACGACTGGAACTTCACCACCGTGGCCCAGCCCCACGTCAACGGCCGGATCTTCACCGTCAACCGCGGCAgggtcctcggcggcagctccgCTCTCAACCTCATGTCCTACGACagggccgccgtcgccgagtaCGACAGCTGGGAGGCCCTGGGCAACCCGGGATGGAACTGGGAGACGATGATCGCGGCCATGAAGAAGTCCGAGACCTTCACCGGCATCAACACGGACACGTACGGctccgagggcgtcggcgacagcggccccgtccaggccgtcgtcaACCGCATCATCCCCGAGCACCAGGACACGTGGATCCCGACGATGAACGCCCTGGGCGTCAAGACCAACCTGGAGtccctcggcggcaacccgCTCGGTGTCATGTACCAGCCCAGCAGCATCGATCCCGCCCACTACAACAGATCTTACAGCGCCAACGCCTATGTTCCCCTTGCCGGCTCTAACTTGTTCATTCTTCCCGATACCACGGTGGCCAAGATCAACCTCGGGAGGGCGACCACCAACTCGACCCAGCAGCGGGCTACCGGCGTGACCCTGAAGGACGGTACCGTGATCCAGGCCCGAAAGGAAGTCATCCTCTCTGCCGGCTCCATCCAGAGCCCGGGTCTTTTGGAGTTGTCCGGCATCGGCCAGGCATCGGTCCTCAACGCGTCCGGCATCGAGCAGCTCATCGACCtccccggcgtcggcgagaacCTGCAAGACCACCTCCGGATCCAGAGCTCGTACCAGCTGAAGCCCGAATACCTCTCGTTCGACATCCTCCGCAGCAACGCcaccttcgccgccgagcagctcGCCCTCTGGAACGCTGGCCAAGTCTCGCTGTACGACTACACCGGGTCCG GCTACACCTTCAGCACGTGGGCACAGGCGCTGGGCAACGACTCCCGCATGGTTGCcctcgccaaggaggccgccggcgaggatcccagcatcgtcgaccagaagaagctggagTTCATGTCCGACCCGTCCATCCCACAACTCGAG GTCATCTTCTCAGACGGCTACACGGGCGTCAGGGGCTACCCCGCGGCCACCTCGCCCCTCTTCGGCAAGGGCTTCTTCaccctcatcgccgccatcatgcaCCCCATGAGCCGCGGCTCGATCCACATCAACCCGGCCGACGCGGCCGGCAAGCCCATCATCAATCCCAACTACCTCGGCCACGAGCACGacctcgaagccgccgtccAGGCCATCAAGTACTGCCGCCGTATCGCCCAGACGGAGCCCATGCGGTCCACGTGGGAGAGCGAGTACGAGCCGGGCCTGGACGCCGTGCAGACGGACGAGCAGTGGCGCCAGTTCGCGCTCAACACGACGCTGAGCATCTTCCATCCCGTTGGGACCTGCTCCATGCTGCCGAGGAAGGACGGGGGCGTGGTGGACGCGGACCTGAAGGTCTACGGCACGGCCAACCTGCGCGTGGTCGATGCGAGCGTGATCCCGCTGCTCATCTCCGCCCACGTCCAGACTGCCGTGTACGGCATTGCCGAGATTGCTGCCGAGCGCATCATTGCGGCTGCTGCCGCgtga
- a CDS encoding Integral membrane protein — protein MAPVTPPSPLPPDENVNPVLLGISGVLIFFVIFTTSVRLYVRFSLRHTGWDDYLMGVVASLGIVRYGVQCAQGASGNGRHRWYISNDDYVHNNMLGWFAQILLFSSICLLKCSIMLLLLRIKNSSRLKYFLWTVMSGLIVTNVGVIVILLAECDPVEAYWTGVGTCWDPKIRIYSIYLTISYSVLTDLLCSFLPLVVVWQVRIKLSTKLSVGGLMSLGLIATGFGIARASSLGLKTSDLSYVYAVTAIWSNLELYLGIIAGNLALSRSLWFYFFGEKPAPTYPSAYGNSSHPSRSAYHNNGSRLHGDNADAMDTYIRSERRPSVSKSDHSDIPLEPGIQKRTEIWISEEDGDSDVPESAAKKASQQTQL, from the exons ATGGCGCCAGTCACTCCTCCgagcccgctgccgccggacgaGAACGTCAACccggtcctcctcggcatctcGGGCGTgctcatcttcttcgtcatcttcaCCACCTCGGTCCGCCTCTACGTGCGCTTCTCGCTGCGGCACACGGGATGGGACGACTACCTGAtgggcgtcgtcgccagccTGGGCATCGTCCGGTACGGCGTCCAGTGCGCACAGGGCGCGTCCGGCAACGGGAGGCATAGGTGGTACATCTCGAACGACGACTACGTCCACAACAACATGCTCGGCTGGTTCGCCCAgatcctcctcttctccagcATCTGCCTCCTCAAGTGCTCCatcatgctgctgctgctccgcATCAAGAACTCCAGCCGGCTGAAGTACTTCCTGTGGACCGTCATGTCCGGCCTGATCGTCACCAacgtcggcgtcatcgtcatcctcctgGCCGAGTGCGATCCCGTCGAGGCCTACTGGACGGGCGTGGGCACCTGCTGGGACCCCAAGATCCGGATTTACTCCATCTACTTAACCATCT CTTATTCTGTCTTGACCGACCTGCTGTGTTCATTCTTGCCCCTAGTGGTCGTCTGGCAGGTTCGCATCAAGTTGTCGACCAAGCTCTCCGTCGGTGGTCTCATGAGTCTCGGCTTAAT TGCAACTGGCTTCGGCATCGCGAGAGCCTCTTCGCTGGGTCTCAAGACCTCGGACCTGAGTT ATGTCTATGCCGTCACCGCGATATGGTCGAACCTCGAGCTCTATCTCGGAATCATTGCCGGGAACCTGGCCCTCTCCCGGTCCCTGTGGTTCTACTTCTTCGGCGAGAAACCGGCGCCGACGTACCCGTCCGCCTACGGGAACTCGTCCCACCCGTCGCGCTCCGCCTACCACAACAACGGCAGCAGGCTGCACGGGGacaacgccgacgccatgGACACCTACATCCGCTCCGAACGAAGGCCCTCCGTCTCCAAGAGCGACCACAGCGACATCCCGCTGGAGCCGGGCATCCAGAAGAGGACCGAGATCTGGATAtcggaggaggacggcgacagcgacgTGCCCGAGTCagcggcgaagaaggcgtcgCAACAGACACAACTGTGA
- a CDS encoding C6 zinc finger protein: MTSTSTRLALATRASSQTTIGGGGGGGGDSGRRQCWECQRRRLVCDSARPVCSKCKISGVVCPGYEDKKPLTWLAPNKVKTRTWKRKGGATAAGGDAVSKSQAGSQEKDDVLRLVASGKQLVHIFPGQELRSETCDIIEATLYWNEQVYPSFTSNQLAQSPWVIPVIYVHYMKPCIQHALVAMAIEHRLLRLSQRKNDPFVAEVRARACQHRSTAVQALNRDIALERMCSSDFTLSSVIVFLYGDLMGSATASNWRFHIKGFTALIALRGGWEAVCQKTPHLKVLVLFCKIIENFANTTSPADDQMSPVSNFELRDLCADVFGTGYYPFLPCPAELFIDIIRVNRLRFLATRQPDDDDDDDDDDAQETAASIRPEAEELLTKITDFSPESWSETKEDSKEGYLTMARVYQSAVVLFAISSLRSAGAVAPSSAGWTAVARIHRSRLFSMLETTAASPLLRSSTAWPIVVAGFEAKGVSPTARAFILNRLDEESRDLGVYLPLAARKVLERFYSSSGTRWDDCFDSPHALFT, from the exons ATGACTTCCACATCGACACGGCTGGCCCTCGCTACGAGGGCCTCGTCACAAACGAcaatcggcggcggcggcggcggcggcggcgacagtGGTAGACGGCAGTGCTGGGAGTGTcagcgccggcggctggTCTGCGACTCGGCGCGCCCCGTCTGCTCCAAATGCAAGATCAGCGGCGTGGTGTGTCCCGGGTACGAGGACAAGAAACCGCTGACCTGGCTGGCTCCCAACAAGGTCAAGACGCGGACGTGGAAGCGCAAGGGTGGTGCTACAGCTGCTGgaggcgacgccgtctcgaAGAGCCAAGCCGGCAGCCAAGAGAAAGACGACGTTTTAAGACTCGTCGCCAGTGGAAAGCAGCTGGTCCACATCTTTCCTGGGCAAGAGTTGCGATCGGAGACGTGCGATATCATTGAGGCCACTCTCTACT GGAATGAACAAGTCTACCCGTCCTTCACCTCGAACCAGCTGGCCCAGAGCCCCTGGGTCATACCCGTGATCTACGTCCACTACATGAAGCCCTGCATCCAGCACGCCCTGGTCGCCATGGCCATCGAGCACCGCTTGTTGCGCCTGTCGCAGCGGAAGAACGACCCGTTCGTGGCCGAGGTGCGGGCCAGGGCGTGCCAGCACCGCTCCACGGCGGTCCAGGCCCTGAACAGGGACATCGCGCTCGAGCGGATGTGCTCCTCGGACTTTACGTTGTCCAGCGTCATCGTCTTTCTCTACGGTGAT CTCATGGGAtccgcgacggcgtccaaCTGGCGCTTCCACATCAAGGGATTCACGGCCTTGATCGCTCTGCGCGGCGGCTGGGAGGCCGTGTGTCAAAAGACGCCTCATTTGAAAGTCCTGGTCCTCTTCTGTAAAAT CATCGAAAACTTTGCCAACACAACCAGCCCAGCAGACGACCAGATGTCACCCGTCTCCAACTTCGAGCTGAGGGATCTCTGCGCAGACGTGTTCGGAACGGGCTACTACCCGTTTCTGCCGTGTCCCGCGGAGCTGTTCATCGACATCATCCGGGTCAACCGCCTCCGCTTCCTCGCAACGCGCCAAccagatgatgatgatgatgatgatgatgatgatgcccaGGAGACCGCTGCGTCGATCCGGCCCGAGGCGGAAGAGCTGCTCACCAAGATCACCGACTTCTCGCCCGAATCCTGGtccgagaccaaggaggaCTCGAAGGAGGGCTACCTCACAATGGCGCGGGTCTACCAGTCCGCCGTCGTGCTCTTCGCCATCTCGTCCCTGCGgagcgccggcgccgtggccccctcctcggccgggtGGACGGCCGTCGCGAGGATACACCGCAGCCGGCTGTTCTCGATGCTcgagacgacggccgcctcgccgctgcTGAGGAGCTCCACGGCGTGGCCCATCGTCGTGGCCGGCttcgaggccaagggcgtcAGTCCGACGGCTCGGGCGTTCATCCTCAATCggctggacgaggagagcCGGGACCTGGGCGTGTATCTGccgctggcggcgaggaaaGTGCTCGAGCGGTTCTATTCTTCTTCCGGGACTCGTTGGGATGACTGTTTTGATAGCCCTCATGCACTGTTCACTTGA
- a CDS encoding C6 zinc finger domain-containing protein gives MTTDQSSSNNTNTSRPTASERRAAAAKRRFVRKGTKSCWECRRRKIRCIFDDKGPPDTCRTCWEKGAPCISQEFPEEEARSAPAPAGGLGDRLGRVERLVERLYRRIDDLEAPASASPKKEEESRDGSTPTWEAPVNACSPRHAGGRPAGAEIPGPSPLDTGGNDTLNRAHVGPPSQGPNDAGFSANAQLRAYSRQLSAAIPPPEDCRDIYKLYSDADLVFQAIFVPYCLLGSLEPESVEHFMDSLREPMHPVLLAKRMLMVAAMLQRLPANRPVKPGVSESSFRIMEKLAETAIGVVCEANALMGTLEALECVVLQTAYLVNSGNPRLSLLSCRRAISLAQLMGIHRPHDPATVETLDPESPRRTGFVWFRIVYLERFICLLLGLPSITHDARTICDETTRSYIESDPIQRLESFHSDIAAKVIRRNDKDTFLSNMETTHALDRELQAAAATMPPRWWTTPPDLVNPSGDSLPLEIVRHSIRLCNQIFHFFLVIQIHLPFMLRHAKDGTAASSSRMACLEASRSVLACFVSTRSNARQACSVPDAADFYALIAAMTLLLAHVDARRRDRGRDVLAYQRHADRDRVEEALEHMRDRSSMSADMLSVRSADVLRSLLAIEADAARGSTFTASLSPTSTSTSTPASCGVGGGGGGGGGHVGDSRNVLQLRIPCYGTVTISPDAPPSREPWVPSDRIQQPVSLETQRGEDTTSSEPNVLTGAPAPGDGSVAMMDVPGNPGSQLGQNADPTWLSGLGNPRWMGSGISAGLEDWPFQGVDAAFFDSMIRGFEESDSPM, from the exons ATGACTACGGACcaaagcagcagcaacaacaccaatACTAGCAGGCCCACCGCCTCGGAGCGACGGGCCGCTGCGGCTAAGCGCCGATTCGTCCGCAAGGGCACCAAGAGCTGCTGGGAgtgccgccggcgcaagATCCGGTGCATCTTCGACGACAAGGGCCCGCCCGACACGTGCAGGACGTGCTGGGAGAAGGGGGCGCCGTGCATTAGCCAAGAATtccccgaggaggaggccaggagcgcgccggcgccggcggggggTCTGGGCGATCGGCTGGGCCGCGTCGAACGGCTGGTTGAGCGGCTGTACCGTCGGATCGATGACTTGGAAGCACCCGCATCGGCTTCgcccaagaaggaggaggagtccCGGGACGGCTCTACTCCGACGTGGGAAGCCCCGGTTAACGCGTGCTCTCCGAGACATGCCGGAGGACGACCGGCCGGGGCCGAGATCCCGGGTCCGTCTCCCTTGGACACGGGGGGTAATGATACATTAAAC AGAGCGCACGTTGGTCCGCCGAGCCAGGGACCAAACGACGCCGGGTTCTCGGCCAACGCCCAGCTCCGGGCTTACAGCAGGCAACTCTCTGCCGCGATCCCGCCGCCGGAGGACTGCCGGGACATCTACAAGCTCTACTCGGACGCCGATCTCGTCTTCCAGGCCATCTTCGTCCCGTACTGCCTCCTGGGCTCCCTCGAGCCGGAGAGCGTGGAGCATTTCATGGACTCTCTCAGGGAGCCCATGCaccccgtcctcctcgccaagaGGATGCTCATGGTGGCCGCCATGCTCCAGAGGCTTCCTGCAAACCGGCCCGTCAAGCCGGGGGTGTCGGAGTCGTCCTTCCGGATCATGGAGAAGTTGGCCGAGacggccatcggcgtcgtGTGCGAGGCCAACGCGCTCATGGGGACGCTGGAAGCCCTCGAATGCGTCGTCCTGCAGACGGCCTACTTGGTCAACAGCGGAAACCCGAGGCTGTCGCTGCTGTCGTGCCGCCGGGCCATCTCGTTGGCCCAGCTCATGGGCATCCATCGGCCTCACGACCCGGCCACCGTCGAGACGTTGGACCCCGAATCACCGAGGCGGACAGGCTTCGTGTGGTTTCGCATCGTCTACCTCGAACGCTTCATCTGCCTTCTCCTGGGTCTCCCGAGCATCACCCACGACGCCAGGACAATATGCGACGAGACGACGCGGTCCTACATCGAGAGCGACCCCATCCAACGGCTCGAGAGCTTCCACAgcgacatcgccgccaaaGTCATCCGGCGGAACGACAAGGACACGTTCCTCTCCAACATGGAGACCACGCacgccctcgaccgcgagctgcaggcggcggccgccacgATGCCCCCGCGGTGGTGGACGACCCCCCCGGACTTGGTCAACCCGAGCGGCGACTCGCTTCCCCTGGAGATCGTCCGGCACAGCATCCGGCTGTGCAACCAGATCTTCcacttcttcctcgtcatccagaTCCACCTGCCCTTCATGCTGCGGCACGCCAAGGACGGCacggccgccagcagcagccggaTGGCCTGCCTCGAGGCGAGCCGGTCGGTGCTGGCATGCTTCGTCTCGACCCGCAGCAACGCCCGCCAGGCCTGCAGCgtccccgacgccgccgacttctacgccctcatcgccgccatgacgctgctgctggcccacgtcgacgcccgccgccgggaCCGCGGGAGGGACGTCCTCGCCTACCAGCGCCACGCGGACCGCGACAgggtcgaggaggcgctggagCACATGCGCGACCGCAGCTCCATGTCCGCCGACATGCTGTCCGTGAGGAGCGCCGACGTGCTGAGGAGCCTGCTCGCCATCGAGGCGGACGCCGCGAGGGGGTCGACCTTTACGGCGAGTCTCAgtccgacgtcgacgtcgacgtcgacgccggcgtcctgcGGCgtgggcggaggaggaggaggaggaggaggacatgTCGGGGACTCTCGGAACGTGCTGCAGCTCAGGATCCCGTGCTACGGGACGGTGACCATATCGCCGGATGCTCCTCCGTCCCGCGAGCCCTGGGTGCCTTCCGACCGAATTCAACAACCGGTCTCTCTGGAGACGCAGAGAGGAGAGGACACCACGTCGTCGGAGCCTAATGTTCTGACGGGCGCACCAGCACCGGGGGACGGCTCTGTCGCCATGATGGACGTGCCGGGAAACCCGGGCTCGCAGCTTGGCCAGAATGCCGATCCGACATGGCTGTCCGGACTCGGGAACCCCCGGTGGATGGGCTCCGGGATCTCGGCCGGACTGGAAGACTGGCCGTTCCAAGGCGTCGACGCTGCCTTTTTCGACAGCATGATCAGAGGTTTCGAAGAGTCGGATTCGCCTATGTGA
- a CDS encoding SCP-like extracellular protein, translating to MHFSASTALGLGLLAAHAAAIVVPVKKDVGLSLPVTVTVTDAPLPVTVTITTPVTVTATVSISVTAGSNSTTSGANSTTISSTTSVTSTTPITTTTVLSIAVSTAVPATSAVPTTPETPETPETPTTPSTAGLTADQQRALDLHNTYRAEVGSPPLTWDAGLAESAQAWANHLTTVGSLVHDTNTGGQGENLALQSGGTNTYYANGVQRWLNEKSLYDGQPIRREGTPNYQDYGHYTQAVWKSTTKVGLALATDAKGTAYVVARYSPAGNFIGQMPY from the exons ATGCATTTCTCCGCCAGCACAGCTCTCGGCCTGGGTCTCCTGGCCGCCCACGCCGCGGCTATTGTCGTCCCTGTCAAGAAGGACGTCGGTCTCAGCCTCCCCGTGACCGTGACCGTGACCGACGCGCCTCTCCCCGTCACTGTAACCATCACGACGCCtgtcaccgtcaccgccacCGTGTCCATCTCAGTGACAGCGGGTAGCAACTCAACGACATCGGGGGCCAACTCAACGACCATCTCGTCAACCACGTCCGTCACGTCCACCACACCcatcacgacgacgaccgttCTCTCGATCGCCGTCTCGACAGCCGTCCCAGCCACCTCGGCCGTTCCCACGACGCCCGAGACGCCCGAGACACCCGAgacgcccacgacgccgtcgaccgccgGGCTGACCGCTGACCAGCAGAGAGCCCTCGACCTCCACAACACCTATCGTGCCGAGGTCGGCAGCCCACCGCTGACCTGGGACGCCGGGCTCGCCGAGAGCGCGCAGGCGTGGGCCAACCACCTCACGACCGTCGGCAGCCTCGTGCACGACACGAACAcgggcggccagggcgagaACCTGGCGCTGCAGTCGGGCGGCACCAACACCTACTACGCCAACGGCGTGCAGCGGTGGCTCAACGAGAAGTCGCTGTACGACGGTCAGCCCATCCGTAGGGAGGGCACGCCCAACTACCAGGACTACGGCCACTACA CCCAAGCCGTCTGGAAGTCCACTACCAAGGTCGGCCTGGCCCTTGCGACTGATGCAAAGGGCACGGCTTACGTGGTCGCCCGCTACTCGCCCGCTGGAAACTT CATTGGCCAGATGCCTTACTAG